The Erpetoichthys calabaricus chromosome 6, fErpCal1.3, whole genome shotgun sequence genome includes the window TGCTCTTTTAAATAACAGGAGAATGCCATTGTTTAATACTGTTAATGAAAATGGGAGGAGACAGTGAAgagaatataatacattttactctCTTTTAGACACACATGCATCACCTGGACAGATAtatatttaattgatttaatcTGGTGTCTTTACACAAtcattaaaatgaagtaaataaaatccATTATGCAATAAAAATTCCCATAATCCTTCGGATGGTGCACGGCATGTTTACTTCTAAAATGTATAgggaatattttaattataattatatccaGTGCAATAACATTTGGGACAATTATCAAGTTCACATCAACCATAACCACAATTATCACTGGCTTCATCTGACAACACACTTTAACTAgtacagtactgtgaaaaagaATGATCCAGTCTCTGAAACCACCAACTTCATCAATCCTTGaaccaaatactgtacatagcaAATGTTCTTGTCCCAACAAACAAAGGTCCAGCTACTACACACTCTACACCATCatgatgacaatgtcatctaATTTGCAGACAAGGGTGTGTTTGGTATTTTGCCAGAATGACCATTTCTATTGCAGAACCTTCAAAACAACTCACTAATGCAGCTGCTTATTTTTCCCATACATTGGATTCGAAAGATGATTACCAGCTGGAGGTAAATTTTACCATTTCTTTTTTCATCCCCAGAAAACAATTGCCCCCTAATGATAACTGCCTCATGGTCAAAAGTTTTACCTTTTCCTCAAAATCCACAAACCAGACAATCCTGTATACCACATTGTTTCTATCTGCAACTGTCCTGCTACACATACTTCAACTTTCCTTGAAGGTCTTATGAGACCACTCTCCCTTCATACTTAAAAGATATTAACTATGTTCTCCAGTAGTTTGACAGCTTTAGGTTTCACTGTCCCGACTGATTTATCTTTGCCATGTACATCTTCTCTCTGTGCACAATCATTTCTCACGTTGAAGGTCTTGTTGACCTCAAGACAGGCAGTCAATAGATGTCCCGTTCAGGATCTCCCATGAACCACCTCATCAGACTTGTAGAACTGGTTCTTATCCTCCATGCTTTCTCTTTTGATCAGAAGAGTTTTAAAAATTACTAGAATTGCACCTAGCTATGCCAACATCTTTGTCAGCTGGGTAGAAGAGTATTTCTTTACTTCCTATTTAGGCTTTTTACCAAACCTGTACAAAAGATATATGTGTTGATGTGTCTTCTTAATTAAGGATTTCACTATTTTCTATCCAGCTCTCAGGTTTACAGTTGACGAATTAACCACAGCTCCGCCATTTTTAGATATGTCTATCAGCTTTCCAAAACTTAAAACATCTGTCTATTACAACCCAACCGACTCACCGAGTTAGCTGCTCTACATTTCCTTCCATTTCTGGCTAACTATACAAACTCTTCACCTCTTTTACAGTCCCTTAGACTCCACTGTCTGTGCAGTGACGAGGTTGGCTTCTGTAATGAAGCAGACAGAAAGACAAGTCCTCAATCAAGCCAAGAGTAGACCTCATAACATCCACTCCAAGAGGAACCCCAATAATGAAACTCACATCCAGCTGGTCCTGCCATTACACCCTACCACTCCACCTCTCCCACACGTCATCAAACAAAATTTCCCAATTTCACAGACTGATCCATCCATAGGAGCCTTTTCTCCTAACTCTGCCTTGATTTACTTCCATCAACCACCTAACCTACACAAACGTCTTATCcacagctcacttcacagaggCAAGTCACATTCCTCatcaagcactttgagctgtaacaAAAGAcgctgtgtcacttgcaaatatgtgaCCAACAATACTCTTGTATCTGGTCCCTCTAGTAAATTCAGTGTTAAAAAACAGGCCTCTTTCCAGTCTAAAATCTTATTTATTGCATTACTTGTAAGTGCCCAGCCATTTGCATAGATGAAACAGGCAGACATCTAGCAGAGCTTTTCAGAAAGCATGTTCAAGCCGTTAAAATCAAAGACCTTAGAAAGCCTACGGTAGAACACTTCAAATCCCTTGAGCACAGCCACTCTAACCTTTCAGTTTGTGTTCTTTCTCAGGGCTTCAAAGacagttttcaaagaaaaacagaagaagcaaaGCCTGTTCACAGCCTGGGGTGTATTTCTCCAAGTCTAAATGACCAACTAACTTTTTATTCACTTCCTTCatcttgtctattttttttttttttgacactgattaacagaacAACACCTTAATGTCGAAGTGACTGCatctacattaattacaaatataaaatacaaaacaattggTCCCATTTGTATTCAGACATGTTTAGTAAATGCATCTTTGCCAGCAATTCCAGTCTTGAGTCCATATGGACATTTCAATTTTTCTCCATTCATCTTTGCAAAGCTgctcatgcaacctgacagagcttaggAATTAAGAGTGAACagcttttttcaagtccagcaaCTAATTCTCATATAGATTGAGATCTCGACTCTCTCTAGCCACActaggacattaacattgcttttttaaaccattcctgtgtaACTTTGACTTTATACTTGGGATTGTTGTCTTGTTGCAAAACAGATCTCCCAAGACGCAAGTTTCttacagactgcatcaggttctCCCTCCAGGATTTTACTGAATTTTCCTGTACTTATTTTACCTTCTATCCTCACAAGCCTCCCAGGGTCTACTGCAGAGAAGTATCCCCACAGCATGTTGCCACTGCCATACTTCGTactggggatggtgtgtttttgataatgtaaaGTGATTAGTTTATGCTAAACATGGCGTTTAGTCTAATGGTTATATGCTCAATTGTGGTCTGATAATGTGGTGCTTGGTTTATGCTAAACATGGCGTTTAGTCTGATGGTCATATACTCAATTGTGGTCTTATCAGACCACGAAAGCTTCTCCCATTTGACTTCAGAGTCTACCATGTACCTTCTGTCACACTGTAGCCAAGATGTCAAGCGCGTTTTTACCAATGCCTttgtctttgccactctcccataaaactCCAACTGGTGAATTACCCAAGCAACAgttgtatgtactgtacagtctctccaatctctgCCACTGTAGTTATCAGAGATCTCTTGAAGGCCTCTCTCACTTGCCtccttgcatgatcactcagtgtTTGTGATTGACCTGTTTGGCCGATTTACTCCTGTGCCATACCtgcatttcttaatttctttttaaatgattaatGTATCTGGTCTCCAAGAGATATTCTGTGATTTAGTCATTTTCAGTAACCTTTTCACTGTGTTTCTTGGGTGTTCTTCTGTTTCATTGGGTAGGGAAGGCCACAATACCAACTcaacacaagttggaccttccagatgcaGATGTTTTTAAGCAATTGTAACCTTTTAACTTCAGACAGGTGACCAATCGCCAGtggtgatttaggtgtgtcatagtAAAAGGGGTGAATACATGTCCGGGCAATTATATTACACTTAAAAGTTGCAGTTAATTAGACCACGTTGAAGAGAACTGTTTTCACTTTCCTGTTTATTAGTGTcaaaatgtgaaaccttccaaGGTGGAGTGAATACTTATTTATATGTGCAAGAATATTGTACAAtatgttttaatatactgtatttaatattgtTGAGATGCGTACTTGCTTGGGTGAAATGCAAATAGTTGGGTTGGAAAAGTAGGAAAAggagctttagaaaaaaaacatctggagaATGTTCTGCCTTCATGTAAAAGACCTTGGGTGCTAATCACAAAGGGATTTAAGGGCAATAGTTATCTGGTCAAGGCATGAGAGAACAGATAGGAATTGACAGGAGTACATCCTTTGGTGTAAGCACGTGTGCAAAAAACAGAACATACTGCCATCTTAACAGTTCATGTTTTGTAGCAAGGACCAATTGTGAAAACGGGACTCTTTCTTCTCTAAAAATAGAagttattcttttatttaaacaagttCGAGGGGACTTTAACTTTTCTACTATGGCTTATTAAAGGAAGCAAATTTCTTAGAGATATTCCTGcatcaatatacatttatcctGCTGAAGAATTTAACAATTCAGCTAGACTGAGTAAAGAAGGGTAAAAACCTCCAGAGAGGTTAGTGTCGAAAGAGACAAAAGGTGGAATGGCAGATTTCTGCAACAGTATTTTTGAAGGCAAGtctattttttaagaaataacaacaaccacaaaagaaaaaaaggaaataaagaacTCTGCAATcctaaagtaatttaaaatgcataataatttcTTTAGACATTAATGATTTTGTAAAGATTTTGACAAAACATTGACAATATTTTcaataattaaatgcaatccTGAGTTTTAAGaagaaagttcaaagaaaaactGCTGGGGACAGGGCGTTGTAGTGGTGCCTTAGGTGGGTGGAAACAAGCACAAGGGGTTTCCGGCATGAGCAAACAACTGGGTCAACATGACTTAACCCGCCAATTGTGTTAGCAAAAATCATGTCCCTTTGTTTATTGAACAGTGGTCTGAGATTGATTCACTATGCGCCTCAGTTGCATTTAGAACCACCATTTATTTGAAGATGAAGCTGTTCTGTGTCCACTTTCTTTGCACAAGTCAAATCAATTTCTCGTTCCAAGGAATTCACAATGGCATTATCTGAACAGTTTTCTCCAGAAGAAGTTAAACGAGGGGCTAAAATTAGTCGACTAAACTCATTCAGTCTGTGTTGCAACGTATCTAGCTGAATTTGGAGCTCATAATTCTGCTGCTTCATGTCCACTTTTTCATTGTTTACTTTATTAGGATATTTTATTTGATGACCTTGATTATGCAATTTACTTTTCAGaatctggatttctttttttgaacTTTCATCAGATATCTGCAATACACGTAGTTTGTCCTCCCATTGTTTTTGCTCAGCTCTTCTGAAAGCTTCATATGCTGCTTTCTGTTCCTCCAAGTCAGCCACCATACTTTCCAactccagtttttcttcatgGATTTTTGTAAGTTTCTGGAAGTCACCCAGCTTTGTTATTTGAAGTCTTTCTTCTAATTCTTTTTCTAACTGTGCCACATGTTCATTGAGTCGGTTGATAGTGCTTTTCATGACTTCATTAGTGGACCGGAGTGCCTGCATTTCACTATGCAGATTATCTCGTTCTCTTTCAATCTCTCCCTTTGCACGGGCACAGTCTAGTTTAATATTAGCAAGTTCATAATTGTAAGAATgcctcagttcttttattttgtcattgaggGAGCCGACGTCTCTCTTTGATCTGTGTAGTTTAATAATCAGCTGAGAATTTTGTTCATGGCAAAGGTGAAGTTTCTTCTCAAGACAATCCACCTGCAATTTCAATGAATGTTTTTCTGCTTTGAGAGACTCAACAGTAGCTTGAGATTCAGCTACCTGTCGCATGTGCATTCTTTGTGCATTTTCTGCCTTTGCTCCACAACTGTCTTTTTCTGCTCTTAATGCAAGTATCTCTGATTCAAGACACTTTATTCTCTGAAGTAACTGTGCATTTTCATTCAGAACACTTTCCATTTTATTTCGTTCTTTGACTGGATCATTATTTAGCAACTGAGCATTCAAGTCCTCCTTTTCCTT containing:
- the LOC114653090 gene encoding centrosomal protein of 83 kDa-like, with amino-acid sequence MLKNEKNSTMKQQAKCQPLNTEHAILKDEFLNKPKEGKCTTENKAINHKLLSFLAQLREELLTKSKEVEELKLQVLTPPKLELLRAQIQQEQEGPIRHKFNQLDEDIEKYREEYNKLRYEHAFLKSEFEHQVEAHNHILEENKIFYEAEIARLEKEKEDLNAQLLNNDPVKERNKMESVLNENAQLLQRIKCLESEILALRAEKDSCGAKAENAQRMHMRQVAESQATVESLKAEKHSLKLQVDCLEKKLHLCHEQNSQLIIKLHRSKRDVGSLNDKIKELRHSYNYELANIKLDCARAKGEIERERDNLHSEMQALRSTNEVMKSTINRLNEHVAQLEKELEERLQITKLGDFQKLTKIHEEKLELESMVADLEEQKAAYEAFRRAEQKQWEDKLRVLQISDESSKKEIQILKSKLHNQGHQIKYPNKVNNEKVDMKQQNYELQIQLDTLQHRLNEFSRLILAPRLTSSGENCSDNAIVNSLEREIDLTCAKKVDTEQLHLQINGGSKCN